One Aquarana catesbeiana isolate 2022-GZ linkage group LG04, ASM4218655v1, whole genome shotgun sequence genomic region harbors:
- the SPTSSB gene encoding serine palmitoyltransferase small subunit B, with translation MDVKYIKDYLSWLYYQYLLITCSYVLEPWEKTIFNTILLMAIAMVIYSSYVFIPIHVRLAMEFFSGIFGGQHESTVALMS, from the coding sequence ATGGATGTGAAGTATATCAAAGACTACCTGTCCTGGCTATACTACCAGTATCTGCTCATAACCTGCAGCTATGTCCTAGAACCCTGGGAAAAGACCATCTTCAACACCATCTTACTGATGGCCATCGCTATGGTAATATACAGTTCCTATGTCTTCATTCCCATCCATGTTCGCCTGGCTATGGAATTTTTCTCTGGGATCTTTGGAGGGCAACATGAAAGTACTGTGGCCTTGATGAGCTGA